The Deinococcus detaillensis genomic interval CGCCGAAACCGAGTTGTACCGTTCCAGCGTCAAGGTGCAGCGCCGCCTTGAGTACCCCGCCGAGCGCTTCCGCGAAGTCTTCGGCGACGCCGCCACCCTGGAAGTCGCCAGCATCGATAAGAAGAAAGCCGAAGCGCTGGCCCGCGCCGGAGACTTGGATGCGGACAAGCTGCGGGAACTGGCGCTGGTCAAAGAGATTCAGGCGTTGGTGCTGACGGCCAAGGGGGGCTGAGTGACGCTTATTTAGAGACTGATTTCAACCGTCACCACGTCCAGCCATTCACCGTCCAACTGAGCGTGCTTGAGGTGCCGCCCGACTTCCTGGAATCCGGCCCGGTGGTGAGCGGCCAGGCTGCCCAGGTTGCGAGCGAAGACGCGGCTGGTCAGCTTGTGAAACCCGGCGGCACGGGCCGCGTCTCGCAGCGCCAGCAATAGAGCTACACCGTAGCCCTGACCCCGCGCCGAAGTCGCCACATAAACGCTGTGATCCAAAAGGCCCGCGTAGCAGGGGCGGGAGCTGTACTCGCCGCCGCGTGCGAAGCCCAATACTGCGCCGCTAACTTCCAGCACCAAGCAGGGCCAAGCCAGCCAGCTCTGCAACTCGTCAGGCGTTCTGAGGCGAGTTTCAAAAGTGGCGTCGCGGCCCAAGATGCCTTCGTTATAGATGCTGGTGAGGGCCGGAAGGTCGGCGGCGGTGGCCGGACGAATCAAGAAAGAGCGACCCCAGAGAGCCGCCCCGCCGCTTCCCGCAGCACTTCCGGCGGCTGCACCAAAGCGAAGCGCAGATAGCCCTCCCCTTCTGAGCCGAAGGCCCGTCCGGGAGCCAGCGCCACGCCGGTTTCCTCGGCGGCTTTGAGGGCGTACGCCACGCTGTCCATCAGGCCAACAGGCCGCGCCCAAACGTACATACTGGCCTGCGGCCACTCGGCTTGCCAGCCTAGGGCATGCAGGGCAGGCACCAGAGCGTCTCGCCGCGCTTCAAAGACATCTAGGCCGCTCGGCGGTGTGCCGAGGGCCGCCACCGCTGCCGCTTGAATGCCCAAGTACGGATGAAAATCCACCGCACCCTTGACTCTTGCCAGTGCCGCCAATGCTCCCGCGTCACCTGCCGCGAAGCCGACACGGAAGCCGCCCATGTGATGCGTTTTGGAAAGGCTGTGCAGTTCCACCACACCCGCCGCGCCGCTGGAGAGGGCGCTGGGGGCGCGGTAGTCACCGTAAGTCAACTCGGCGTAGGGATGATCGTGAATCAGCAGCGTGCCGCGATCAGCGCACCAAGCCCGCACTTCCTCAAAAAAGCCGCTGGGTACGGTGGCCGAAGTGGGGTTATTTGGATAGTTGAGCAGCAGGGCGCGGGGACTTAGCGTCTCTGGCACAGCCGCCAAGTCCGGCAAAAAGCTGCGCTCAGCCGTGAGCGGCAAAGGATAGGTTTTCAGGCCCGCCACCGCCGCCGCGCCGTAGTAAGGCGGATAGCAGGGATCGGGCAGCAGCAAGGTATCGCCCGGATCGGTGACAGCCAGCAGCAGGTGGGCCAGCCCTTCTTGAGCGCCGATCAGCGGCAAGATCTCGGTGTCGGGGTTGAGACTCAGGCCGTAGCGCCGCTGCAAGTACGCTGCCGCCGCCGTTCTCAGCGGCGCGGTGTCGGAAAACAGTGGGTAGCGGTACGTCAGCGGGTCTCGGGTGGCCCGCCGCAAAGCCTCAAGCGCCGCTTCTGGCGGAGCCAAATCCGACGAGCCGATGCTGAGATCAATCAGGCTTTTGCCCGCCGCGAGCGCCCGCATTTTGGCGGCGTCCATCAAGGCAAACACGCTGGCGGGCACGTTGGCGGCCCGCTGGGAAGTCCAAGTCAGGGTTTGGGAGGAAACGGTCATGGCCTGAGGCTAACACCCCAGCACTGATTTTTTAGAGCAAAGCCCTCAAATCGGCCCAGCCATACGCCACTTCGCGCAACTCTCCTCCAATCACGGCCTCAGTTTTTTCGCCGATGAACACACCGCCCAGATGCTCGTAAAAAGTCCGAGCCGGGTTGATGTCCAACACCCATAACATCAGCGAAGTGTGACCCCACGCCGCTAGATCAGCCGCTAATGTCTGCATCAGTGCCCGTCCAACGCCCTCACCATGCGCTGAGTTGAGCAAGTAGAGAGTGAACAGTTCAGCGTCGTAGTCCCCAAAGTTGCTTGGCCCGCCAGAAATAAAGCCAGCCAGTCTGCCGTCTTTCTCCGCTGCGAAGACGCTTTCCTGGCCGACTTCCAGTGTCTTCTGCCACAAGGTTTGGCGGCGCTGTTGCCGCGCTGTACTGGTCATCCCCTTCAAAAAATCTTCAGGCATCAAGCCTTGGTAAGTTTCGGCCCAGCTCTCAACATGAACACGGGCCAAATCGGGGGCGTCCTCCGACATAGCGCGGCGCACCTTAGTCACCTTGAGTCTCCAGCCACTGCTGATAGCTCAGGCGCGGAATTTCAAACGCGTCGCGGGTGGTGGCGTACCCGCCGCGCCCACCCATTCGCCCGATCAAGTCCAGCGAGGCTGTGTCCACATATAACTTCTCGGCGTCTTTGAGGTGGCGCTCATGGATGCTCAGCGCCAAGACTTCGCCCAAAATGATGCGGGTGCGGCCCAAAGTCAGGGTTTGCACCTCGCGGCACTCCAAGCTGACCGGACTGAGCGCCACACGCGGCACTTGCACGCGGCCTGACGGCGCGAGGTCGATGCCCAATTGAGCGGGTTCAGCTTGATCCGCCGGAAAATCGGTGGCGCTCAGATTCATGGCGTCGGCCAACTCGCGGCTGACCATGTTGACCACAAACTCGCCGCCCGCGCCAATGTTACGGGCGGTGTCTTTGGGGCCGCCTTCTGGCCTGTCTCCCGGTGAAAAGGCCACCACCGCCGGATCAGATCCCATCAAGCCGAAAAAGCTGTAGGGAGCGAGATTGACGCCGCCGCTGGGGTTGAGGGTACTGACCCAAGCGATTGGGCGCGGCACCACCACGCCGGTCACGAGTTTGTAGCGCTCAGCGGCGCTCAGCAGCGAGAAATCAAAATCAAGGCGTGAATGGGTCATTCGGATAGCCTAACCCCAGAATTTCAAACAAACGAAAACGATTCCTGAACGCCTCGTCAGACTAAGCCGCTTAGAATACAATTAGAAAGCATCCCCAATAAGCGCTGACTAAGCATTCAAGGAGAACAAACATGGACTGGAAAAATCTGCCGGGCAGCGGCAATGTTGAAGATAGGCGCGGTGCGGGCGGAGGCGGCGGTGGCGGCATTCCCGGCGGCGGAGTGGCTGTGGGCGGCATCGGAGCGGTGATTATCGCCCTCATCGCCATGTTTTTCGGCATCGATCCCAGCAGCATTTTGGGCGGCGGCGATTCGGGCCAAACCACCCAGACGCAAACCCAGCAAAGCCAGCCCCGGCAAACCCAGCCGCAGCGTCAGCAAACCCAAAACAGCCAGCCGACTTCCCAGACCAATGCCGGGCTGCCCAGCGACGAAACGGGGCAGTTTGTCGCCAAGATTTTGGGCAGCACCAACGACGTTTGGTCGAAAGTGTTCCAAGCGGCAGGCAAGACCTATACGCCGCCCACATTGGTTCTCTACAGCGGCCAAACGCGGGGCGGCTGCGGCACGGCCAACAGCGCGGTCGGGCCGTTTTACTGCCCACTGGACAGCAAAGTGTACCTAGACACCGCTTTCTTCAGTGAAATGAAACGAAAACTCGGCGGCGGCGGCGACTTTGCCTACGCCTACGTGATTACCCACGAAATCGGCCACCATGTCCAGAACGAACTCGGCATCGCCGACCAAGCTGAACGCGCTCAGCGCAGCGCTCAGTCTGAAGCCGCGTCCAATCAGGTCAGCGTGCGGCTTGAACTCCAAGCCGACTGCTTTGCGGGTGTGTGGGGCAACAAAACAGCGCAGTACACCAAGATCACCCAAACCGATATTCAGCAGGCTCTGAGCACCGCCAGCGCCATCGGCGACGACAATTTGCAAAAGCAGGGGCGCGGCTACGCTGTGCCGGATTCGTTTACACACGGCACGGCTCAGCAGCGCATCAAATGGTTCAGCACCGGCCTCAAAAATGGCGATCCCAATCAGTGCGACACCTTCAAAGGCGCTTACAGCTCGCTCTAAACTCCAAATCATTAAAGCGGCGGCCGGGGAAACTCAGCCACCGCTTTTTGGTGTTCTAAACTGGCTCGGTGCCGCCTTCCTCTGCTGCCTCCCTCTCCGGTCTGATGGTCGGTGGCCTGCCTGTAAGCCTGAGACGCAGCCAACGCCGCACGGTGGGCCTCAAAGTCACCGCGCAGGGCTTGACTGTTTACGCGCCGCAGCGCACCGAGGAAGCTCGCCTCCGCCAATTTGTAGAAGACAAACGGGCCTGGGCCGAGCGGCATTTGCAAACCTTTCAGCAGCGAAAACCTGTTGCCGCGCCGCTGACCGACGGTTCCGTTTTGCCGTTTATGGGCCAAACCTTGACGCTGAGGGCCGTACCAAACCTCAAACGGGCGCGGCGGCTCCGTGACGAACTCCACGCACCCGCCGCAAACTTAAGGGACGCGGTGGAAGCTTGGTACAAGCAACAGGCGCTGGATGTATTTACGCCGGTGGTTCAGCAATACGCTGCTCAACTCCGCAGGGGACGGCCTCTCAGCGCCGTCAAAATGACCAACGCATCGGGGCGCTGGGGCAGCTGCACGGCGGCGGGGGTGGTGCGGCTGCACTGGCGCTTGCTGCTGGCTCCATCAGAGGTGCTGCAGTATGTGGCCACCCACGAAGCGGCCCACCTCGCCGAGCTCAACCACTCGCCCGCTTACTGGGCCGAGGTGCAGCGCCTCTTTCCCGAGTACCGACGAGCTCAGAGGTGGCTCAAAGAAGGCGGCGCAGCATTGATGCAGCTGTGGAGCTAGGCGCTAAGTACAGCGAGATTACCGTTTCAGGATTCCGCGTCTTGGGCAGAGCGGCTTCTTGACCAGGGCAGCGCCGATGACGACGCTTGGTCACACCTACCGGGCCTGCCCGCTCCGCTCGGTTTATCCAAAGATAAACACTGGCGTACTTAAGCAGACTGGTCGCCCAAATGCACCACTTTCCCCGGTTCGGTGGCGTGCTGCTGAGCTTGACGCAGCCGCTTCCACAGCACCAGCGCCGTACCCGCCGCCCAGAAGATGCCCAGCGCCCAGCCGCCCAGCACGTCGGTGGGGTAATGCACGCCCACGTAGACCCTCGCCGTTCCCATCAGCAGCGTATAAAGCGTGCCGAGCACGATCAGCGGCCAGCGCCAGCCAGTGCGCCACAGCAGGGCCACCAGCGTCACAGTCAGGGCGGCGGCCATCGTGGCGTGACCGCTCGGAAAACTCTTGTCGCCTTCTTGCCACAGCCACTCCACGATCTGTGGGCGCACCCGGCCGACCAAGGCTTTGAGGATGATGTTGAGCACCATCACGCCGCCCAGCGAGATCAGAAAATAACGGCCCATCACGGCTGATTTTCGCCAAAACACCACCAACAAAACCGCACTGACCGGCGTCATCCAAGTGGCGCTGCCAAAGGCGCTAAAGGTTAGAGCCACCTGCCGAAACCACGCTGGCGCGTTGGCCCGAACCCACAGCGTGACCGGCGCGTCGAAACCGAACACCTCTTTTTCGTGGATGTCTTGCGTCAGGTAGCCGAGCAAAAACAGCGGGAAGACGATCAGCAGAGCCAACGCCAAAAGGGGCCGCCAGTGTTGGCGCATCCAGAGCAACATGCCCGCAGTTTAGAGCGCCCGGCCCCGCTCTGACTGACCACCTCACCTTGAGCAAGTGTTGGTGTTCTGGTCGCGACCCGGCCCGCAGTTGCGCCGCTCACTTCCGAGTTTCCATGATTCCAACAAATGCGTTAATAAATAACTGCTTACCTTCTTTTGTGCTGTGGATTTTCTCATAAAACGTCCAGAACATTCTACTTTCTGACTTGGGCTGTAAGGAAGTGGTACGAGGTCTCGGTGTTTGATACCCGTATGAAACAGGTTGTCTCTTCCTCTTTTTCCTTCAAATGGCTGCCCGCCATATTGACGCTCAGTGTACTTCTGGGTGCCTGTGGCAGCGCCAACGTTCCCGGCACGCTCTCAGGCAATTCGGCTTCCGGCAGCGGCACGGGCGCGAGCGTACCCGGTGTCAATTTGGCGGACTTGCCTCTACAGCGCTTCGCCTTGCCGGTCAGCAATTATCAGGTCAGCAGCTTGCGGGTGGCGGGCGGCCAAGTCTACGTTTTGCCCACCGTCAATGCTCCCGATCCGCAGCGCCACACCGTCATCAGCCTCGATATTGCCAGCGGCGTGGCCAAGGCCGAGGTGTTGCTGCTGGCCGACGAGGAAGGCTTTACCTCGCAGGCAGTCGCCCCCGACGGCACCCGCTACTTGATGATCCAAAATGTGGCGGGCAACTGGGTGGGAGCCGCCAAAGTCGGCGAAACGCTCAAAAAGATGCCGCTCGGCACCCCTGGCGACAATCTCAACTTCCTGACCCGCACCCCCGACGGGCGGCTGTGGAGCTTGCAATATCGCCAAGACGCCCTCTTTGAACTGAGCGTCCAGTCCGGCGTCCAGCAAAGCCACCCCGTCGAAGACAACGCCGAAGACCTGACCGCCGATACAGGCGGGGTGCTGTACTACTCGCGCTTTTTGACGAATCCAGCCGTGATCCGCTTCGATCCGGCCAGCGGCCAGACCCGCAGCTATCCGGTGGGCATAAAAGGCAAAACCCGTCCGCGCCTGCTGACAGCCACTACCCAAAGCGTTTGGTTCGTAGATTCCTGGACGCGCAAACTTAGCCGCATCGACACGGGTTCGGGCAGCATCAGCGACTTAAATGTGCCGGCGGGAGCCATTCTCGCCGCGCTCTCGGCCAGCGCCGACGGCACGCTGTGGGCCTCCGACGTGGCCCGCCACGCGCTCTACCGCTGGCAACCCGGCCAACTCAGCGCTCAGAGTCTCAGCGTGCCGGGTGACGGCCCCCGCGCTCTAGAAGTGGAGAGCGGCGGGACAGTTTGGTTTGAAAGCGCCGGAGCGCTCTACCGCCTTAGTCCCTGAATTGGCCCCTCTTTCGGCTGCCTGCACCTTCGAATCAAGCAGCCATTTCTGCCGCCAAAATCGGGTGCTATGATGCCCCACACAGGTGAGTGGGCCGCCCCGTGACGCAAGGCTCACAGGGGTGACGGTGCTCATTTGAAGGTGCTCATAAGGCGTTTATGAAGAGGGCTGGTTTGTTTCACTCAGCCGGGAGGTAAGGCTATTTCGCAGGAAATCTGGACGGACGTGCTGGCTTATGTTCGTAAAAATATTTCGGAAGTGGAATACCACA includes:
- the ypfJ gene encoding KPN_02809 family neutral zinc metallopeptidase; protein product: MDWKNLPGSGNVEDRRGAGGGGGGGIPGGGVAVGGIGAVIIALIAMFFGIDPSSILGGGDSGQTTQTQTQQSQPRQTQPQRQQTQNSQPTSQTNAGLPSDETGQFVAKILGSTNDVWSKVFQAAGKTYTPPTLVLYSGQTRGGCGTANSAVGPFYCPLDSKVYLDTAFFSEMKRKLGGGGDFAYAYVITHEIGHHVQNELGIADQAERAQRSAQSEAASNQVSVRLELQADCFAGVWGNKTAQYTKITQTDIQQALSTASAIGDDNLQKQGRGYAVPDSFTHGTAQQRIKWFSTGLKNGDPNQCDTFKGAYSSL
- a CDS encoding Vgb family protein → MKQVVSSSFSFKWLPAILTLSVLLGACGSANVPGTLSGNSASGSGTGASVPGVNLADLPLQRFALPVSNYQVSSLRVAGGQVYVLPTVNAPDPQRHTVISLDIASGVAKAEVLLLADEEGFTSQAVAPDGTRYLMIQNVAGNWVGAAKVGETLKKMPLGTPGDNLNFLTRTPDGRLWSLQYRQDALFELSVQSGVQQSHPVEDNAEDLTADTGGVLYYSRFLTNPAVIRFDPASGQTRSYPVGIKGKTRPRLLTATTQSVWFVDSWTRKLSRIDTGSGSISDLNVPAGAILAALSASADGTLWASDVARHALYRWQPGQLSAQSLSVPGDGPRALEVESGGTVWFESAGALYRLSP
- a CDS encoding flavin reductase family protein; the encoded protein is MTHSRLDFDFSLLSAAERYKLVTGVVVPRPIAWVSTLNPSGGVNLAPYSFFGLMGSDPAVVAFSPGDRPEGGPKDTARNIGAGGEFVVNMVSRELADAMNLSATDFPADQAEPAQLGIDLAPSGRVQVPRVALSPVSLECREVQTLTLGRTRIILGEVLALSIHERHLKDAEKLYVDTASLDLIGRMGGRGGYATTRDAFEIPRLSYQQWLETQGD
- a CDS encoding phosphatase PAP2 family protein; its protein translation is MLLWMRQHWRPLLALALLIVFPLFLLGYLTQDIHEKEVFGFDAPVTLWVRANAPAWFRQVALTFSAFGSATWMTPVSAVLLVVFWRKSAVMGRYFLISLGGVMVLNIILKALVGRVRPQIVEWLWQEGDKSFPSGHATMAAALTVTLVALLWRTGWRWPLIVLGTLYTLLMGTARVYVGVHYPTDVLGGWALGIFWAAGTALVLWKRLRQAQQHATEPGKVVHLGDQSA
- a CDS encoding GNAT family N-acetyltransferase, whose translation is MTKVRRAMSEDAPDLARVHVESWAETYQGLMPEDFLKGMTSTARQQRRQTLWQKTLEVGQESVFAAEKDGRLAGFISGGPSNFGDYDAELFTLYLLNSAHGEGVGRALMQTLAADLAAWGHTSLMLWVLDINPARTFYEHLGGVFIGEKTEAVIGGELREVAYGWADLRALL
- a CDS encoding aminotransferase class I/II-fold pyridoxal phosphate-dependent enzyme, whose amino-acid sequence is MTVSSQTLTWTSQRAANVPASVFALMDAAKMRALAAGKSLIDLSIGSSDLAPPEAALEALRRATRDPLTYRYPLFSDTAPLRTAAAAYLQRRYGLSLNPDTEILPLIGAQEGLAHLLLAVTDPGDTLLLPDPCYPPYYGAAAVAGLKTYPLPLTAERSFLPDLAAVPETLSPRALLLNYPNNPTSATVPSGFFEEVRAWCADRGTLLIHDHPYAELTYGDYRAPSALSSGAAGVVELHSLSKTHHMGGFRVGFAAGDAGALAALARVKGAVDFHPYLGIQAAAVAALGTPPSGLDVFEARRDALVPALHALGWQAEWPQASMYVWARPVGLMDSVAYALKAAEETGVALAPGRAFGSEGEGYLRFALVQPPEVLREAAGRLSGVALS
- a CDS encoding M48 family metallopeptidase, whose amino-acid sequence is MPPSSAASLSGLMVGGLPVSLRRSQRRTVGLKVTAQGLTVYAPQRTEEARLRQFVEDKRAWAERHLQTFQQRKPVAAPLTDGSVLPFMGQTLTLRAVPNLKRARRLRDELHAPAANLRDAVEAWYKQQALDVFTPVVQQYAAQLRRGRPLSAVKMTNASGRWGSCTAAGVVRLHWRLLLAPSEVLQYVATHEAAHLAELNHSPAYWAEVQRLFPEYRRAQRWLKEGGAALMQLWS
- a CDS encoding GNAT family N-acetyltransferase, with translation MIRPATAADLPALTSIYNEGILGRDATFETRLRTPDELQSWLAWPCLVLEVSGAVLGFARGGEYSSRPCYAGLLDHSVYVATSARGQGYGVALLLALRDAARAAGFHKLTSRVFARNLGSLAAHHRAGFQEVGRHLKHAQLDGEWLDVVTVEISL